A section of the Marinoscillum sp. 108 genome encodes:
- a CDS encoding tyrosine-type recombinase/integrase, which produces MTIRVSQGKGKKDRVSLLSKRLLEDLRKYYRAWKPKDYLFEGPDGGPYSGTSVVKIVQRAAKRAKIGQRVTPHTLRHSFATHLLEAGTDLRYIQALLGHSSTRTTEVYTHIAVNGLSKIQNPLDLE; this is translated from the coding sequence ATGACCATAAGGGTGAGTCAGGGAAAAGGAAAGAAGGACCGGGTCTCCCTGCTGAGTAAGCGACTGCTGGAGGATCTCAGGAAATACTACCGTGCCTGGAAGCCTAAGGATTATCTTTTTGAAGGCCCGGACGGAGGTCCGTATAGTGGCACGAGTGTGGTGAAAATCGTACAGAGAGCGGCCAAAAGGGCCAAAATTGGCCAGCGAGTAACGCCACATACCCTCAGGCATTCATTTGCCACCCATCTATTGGAAGCGGGCACTGATCTGAGGTATATACAGGCCTTGCTGGGTCATAGCTCCACGCGTACCACGGAAGTATACACCCATATAGCCGTTAATGGTTTGTCGAAGATTCAAAATCCATTAGATTTGGAATAA